The Capsicum annuum cultivar UCD-10X-F1 unplaced genomic scaffold, UCD10Xv1.1 ctg3868, whole genome shotgun sequence genome window below encodes:
- the LOC107856419 gene encoding uncharacterized protein LOC107856419, with translation MNNLSLDKTLTSNPFLSVSSLHHSRISKSICLPKKVIVFACKNDNSSSITSGFLSRTHFSSKKACVFACKNDNSSLISSGVLPRTHFSSRKSKKVSFFACKNDNSSGVLYKNFKKVGVFASNDDNSSEMASGVLSRTVFYSRKTRKVAVFASKEDRNSDNKLDQWDQMELKFGRLIGEDPKLTLAKIISRKTNPETSYLEIEKSFGKKKGKTSGEIVEVPFDASKEKKSLNSSNGLNLVRPVPKKGVKFEVDDKPLKTEGDKLSQPISRPAVSRKSNVPNVILRKPSVYSEEDESSRYKIKPNLTLKMGKELKRERFSDVTLLKKPEPMRISSDDSEKNGQSSNESSDVTLLKKPEQMRINSDNNQKNGQSSDVLPVASDDTVDASLTEAYASTSESKNSLLLNKPEPSNLDLKIDPNQESSEDQRTSILDESTLNAANSSSERINIAENKLPQPLKPSRSSPLEEQGSRTGFQQTDTEPAERSSDSSRPSETGTLRSLDAALLGKPKRLDQPIKATSSVSPEDMRPAKSEGYGITSEIENFLTKSPIKEHEDNDWIRAELLVKSGVKEDVELVSCSTRGFVVSFGSLIGFLPYRNLAARWKFSAFESWLRRKGVDPSLYKQGLGIIGGNDGFGKVASPEAGVDPQIAKNADEEISPDMKLEDLLRIYDQEKLKFLSSFVGQRIRVSVVLADRNTRRLIVSIKAKEKEELVEKKRSLMAKLQVGDVVKCCIQKITYFGIFVEVEGVRALIHQSEVSWDATLDPTSYFKIGQVVEAKVHQLDFSLERIFLSLKEITPDPMMEALEAVVGDHDNLNGELQAAELDTQWPDVESLIKELQQFKGISSVSKGRYFLSPGLAPTFQVYMASMFENQYKLLARSGNRVQEVIVETSLSKEEMKSAIQSCTNKVE, from the exons ATGAACAACCTTAGCCTTGACAAAACCTTAACATCCAACCCCTTCTTGTCTGTTTCATCTTTACACCattcaagaatctcaaaatccatTTGTTTACCCAAAAAAGTTATTGTTTTTGCATGTAAAAATGATAATTCAAGCTCAATAACTAGTGGGTTTTTGTCAAGAACTCATTTTTCATCCAAAAAAGCTTGTGTTTTTGCATGTAAAAATGATAATTCAAGCTTAATATCAAGTGGGGTTTTGCCAAGAACTCATTTTTCCTCAAGAAAATCCAAGAAAGTTAGTTTTTTTGCTTGCAAAAATGATAATTCAAGTGGAGTTTTgtacaaaaatttcaagaaagttgGTGTTTTTGCTAGTAATGATGATAATTCAAGTGAAATGGCAAGTGGGGTTTTGTCAAGAACTGTTTTTTACTCAAGAAAGACAAGGAAAGTTGCTGTTTTTGCTTCTAAAGAAGATAGGAATAGTGATAATAAGCTTGACCAATGGGACCAAATGGAGCTCAAGTTTGGTAGATTGATTGGTGAAGACCCAAAATTGACCTTAGCTAAG ATAATTAGCAGGAAAACAAACCCGGAGACATCTTATCTCGAAATTGAAAAGTCATTTGGCAAGAAGAAGGGCAAAACATCCGGTGAAATTGTGGAGGTTCCTTTTGATGCATCCAAGGAAAAGAAGTCTCTCAATTCATCAAACGGATTAAATTTGGTTCGTCCTGTGCCCAAGAAGGGTGTTAAGTTCGAGGTTGATGATAAACCGCTAAAGACTGAGGGTGATAAACTAAGCCAACCAATTTCAAGACCTGCAGTAAGTAGAAAGAGTAATGTTCCAAACGTTATATTGCGGAAACCAAGTGTGTATTCCGAGGAGGATGAATCATCAAGATACAAAATTAAGCCAAACTTGACGCTGAAAATGGGCAAAGAACTGAAACGTGAGAGGTTTAGTGATGTTACACTGTTGAAGAAGCCGGAGCCAATGAGGATCAGCTCCGACGATAGTGAAAAGAATGGACAGTCAAGCAATGAGTCTAGTGATGTTACATTGTTGAAGAAGCCGGAGCAGATGAGAATCAACTCCGACAATAATCAAAAGAATGGACAATCAAGCGATGTCTTACCTGTAGCTAGTGATGACACTGTAGATGCTAGTCTGACAGAGGCGTATGCATCAACTAGTGAATCCAAAAACAGTTTGCTTCTGAATAAGCCAGAGCCTAGTAATTTAGATCTAAAGATCGATCCAAATCAAGAATCTTCCGAGGATCAGCGTACTAGTATTTTGGACGAAAGTACTTTGAATGCTGCTAACTCATCTTCTGAGCGTATAAATATAGCAGAAAATAAACTCCCCCAACCGTTAAAACCTAGCAGAAGCAGTCCTCTTGAGGAGCAAGGTTCTAGGACAG GATTCCAGCAGACTGATACAGAGCCTGCCGAGAGAAGTTCTGATTCCAGTAGACCTTCTGAGACTGGAACACTGAGGTCTTTGGATGCTGCTCTTCTTGGAAAGCCGAAGAG ATTAGACCAACCTATAAAGGCAACATCAAGTGTTAGTCCAGAGGATATGCGTCCTGCCAAATCTGAGGGCTACGGAATTACTTCGGAGATTGAAAACTTCCTGACAAAATCACCTATTAAG GAACATGAAGATAATGACTGGATAAGAGCTGAACTGCTAGTTAAGAGTGGAGTAAAAGAGGACGTAGAACTAGTCAGCTGTAGCACCAGAGGGTTTGTT GTATCTTTTGGTTCCTTGATAGGATTTTTGCCATACCGCAATCTTGCAGCCAGGTGGAAATTCTCAGCTTTTGAATCTTGGTTGAGGAGAAAAGGTGTAGACCCATCCCTGTACAAGCAAGGTTTGGGTATCATTGGAGGCAATGATGGTTTTGGCAAAGTAGCTTCTCCTGAGGCAGGCGTAGATCCACAAATTGCTAAAAATGCCGATGAGGAGATCTCGCCAGATATGAAACTTGAAGATCTTCTCAGGATCTATGACCAAGAGAAACTCAAGTTCTTATCATCATTTGTTGGTCAG AGGATCAGAGTAAGTGTGGTGTTGGCTGACAGAAATACCAGAAGGCTAATAGTCTCGATAAAggcaaaagaaaaggaagaattgGTTGAGAAGAAGAGGAGTCTTATG GCAAAACTTCAAGTTGGGGACGTGGTAAAATGTTGCATACAAAAGATTACCTATTTTGGTATATTTGTCGAG GTTGAAGGAGTGCGTGCACTAATTCACCAGTCAGAAGTCTCATGGGATGCCACTTTAGACCCTACGTCATATTTTAAAATCGGTCAG GTTGTGGAGGCAAAAGTTCACCAGTTAGACTTTTCACTTGAGCGCATCTTTTTGTCATTGAAAGAAATAACG CCAGATCCCATGATGGAGGCCTTGGAGGCTGTAGTTGGTGATCATGATAATTTGAATGGAGAACTCCAAGCAGCTGAGCTAGATACTCAG
- the LOC124891617 gene encoding LIM domain-containing protein WLIM2b-like, which translates to MFGTQTKCKACDKTVYAAEIISAGGVNYHNTCFRCSHCNGRLALSNYSCLDGTLFCKPHFEQLLKEKGSGALKSSSVGRNSELNRNPSKLSSLFSGTQDKCASCKKTVYPLEKVTVDGEFYHQSCFKCAHGGCKLTTSSYAALDGLVYCKIHFSQLFKEKGSYNHLTTTTNKKNNNVDEQQEGSTTTTTATTTTVDDEPSEPVAEETQD; encoded by the exons ATGTTTGGAACCCAAACAAAATGCAAAGCATGTGATAAAACTGTTTATGCTGCAGAAATAATTTCTGCAGGTGGTGTTAATTATCATAATACTTGTTTCAGATGTAGTCATTGCAATGGAAGACTTgct TTGAGCAATTACTCTTGCCTTGATGGAACATTATTTTGCAAGCCACATTTTGAACAACTACTCAAGGAAAAAGGAAGTGGTGCTTTGAAGTCTTCAtcag TTGGGAGGAACAGTGAGCTG AACAGAAACCCTAGCAAATTGTCCTCCCTATTTTCTGGCACTCAGGATAAATGTGCATCATGCAAAAAAACTGTGTATCCATTGGAAAAG GTGACGGTAGATGGTGAATTTTACCATCAATCATGTTTCAAATGTGCACATGGTGGATGCAAACTTACAACATCATCATATGCAGCATTAGACGGACTCGTGTATTGCAAGATTCATTTTTCGCAACTGTTCAAAGAAAAAGGTTCCTATAATCATCTTACGACAACTacgaataaaaaaaataataatgtcgACGAACAACAAGAGGGTTcgactactactactactgctacaaCAACTACTGTCGATGACGAGCCATCAGAGCCTGTAGCTGAAGAGACTCAAGATTAG